From the genome of Watersipora subatra chromosome 9, tzWatSuba1.1, whole genome shotgun sequence:
GACTTTCTCGGTTTCTTTTAGGTCATCCACAGTGAGTATAGGCTTCTTCCAACATTTATTCGATATCATTTTTTTACAGTTTGCTATGGCTCGAACGAGGCTTTTCCAGGAGCTGAACTTGCTGAAGATGTTTTCTGCAACTTTCATTTCTTTAGACTGGCATTGCAGAGCTGTTTTGACATGCTTTAGTTCAGGGTCTTCATCTGCAACTTGTTGATAATCTGTTTGATCTCCAGACAGGGGTGTAATGTTCGAAGTTTGCAGAAACTCAGGACCTTCCCACCACCTAAATTGCTGTAAATCTTTCACACGGGATCCTCGAGAAACTATGTCAGCAGGGTTCAGTGATCCTGCGATGAAGAACCATTGATCGGGGCGAGACAGACTGCGTATCTCCTTTACTCGGTTGGCTACGAACATGTGGTAGCGTGCATTGCTATTCTTTATTCTTCCTAGTGTGATTTGGGAATCTGACCAGAAGAACTCTGCATTAAAGTCCATCTGTAGCTCTGATCGGAGCACATTGCTCAAGTGTGCTGCCTCAACTGCGGCCTGCAGCTCTAGACGAGGCACAGTCATTGTAGACTTCAGCGGCACAACTCTGGATTTTGCAATGAGCAATGCTACATGTACCTGTTGTTGTTTGTTGGTGAACCTTACATATGAACAAGCTCCGTAGCCAGACAGACTGCCATCGCAGAAGTGATGGAGTTCTGTGCAAGCTATTTCACCAAATTCAGGTGGTTTTATACACCTGCTAATCTTTAGCTTTTCCAAGTCGGAGGGCGATTCCATCCAGGTCATCCACTCGGTCTTAATATCAGAGGGAACTTCTTCATCCCACTCAACTGAGCTTTGACAGGCCTTTTGCATGATGTTTTTGCCGAGCAATGTGAAGGGAGCCAGTAGTCCAAGTGGGTCATATAGTTGCGAAATGACCGAAAGTATTCCTCTTTTAGTGAAAGGCTTAGTGGTCATGCTATTTTTAAACATGATGGTGTCGCTGTTGGAGCACCACTCAAGGCCTAGTGTCCTTTCTGTTGGCAGCTTGTCTTTCAGGAGGTCTAATCCTTGTACCTCGCTTGCTCTCTCAGAAATAGGGATTGTGTTTAATAGTTTTCGACTGTTGCTGACAAATTTGTGTAGTCTTAGGTTGGCACTGCCACATACCTCTATCGTGTCCTTTACAAGCTTTATGGCGTCTTCGATTGCTTCGGTGCTCATGATGCCGTCGTCAACATAGAAGTTTTCAGTAATAAACTTCCAGGCTTCTGGTTTGTCTTCTTTGTGTTCAGAGGCAATTTTTCGGAGTGCAAAGGTAGCTACTCCTGGTGAAGAGGTAGCTCCAAACAAGTGACGTGTCATCCTATATTCCACGATCTGTTCTGTAGCGTCATCTATCCACAGAAACCGCAAGAAATCGCGGTGTTCTGGTGCTACGATGAAGTTATGGAACATTTTCTGCACGTCACATGACAGTGCTATGGTATTCTGGCGAAACCTTAGTAAGATTCCAACTAAGTTGTTCATCTGATCGGGTCCAGTCAGCAATAACTCATTAAGCGACTTGCCCATATGTTTTGCGCTAGCGTCGAAAACGATGCGCAGTTTTTTCTTCTTGGGATGGTACACTCCGAAATGAGGAATGTACCATGTTTCCTTATCTTTGGTGTTGCTGGGTGCTAACTCAGCATGGTTGTTGGAGATCAACTCTTTCATGAAGGTGCAGTATTCTGCTTTGTATGCCTCGTCCTTTCTGAAACGTTTTAGCAACTGTTCAAATCGTCTTTCagcttgtatcttattattgggAAGCTGTGGTTCTTCCTTAAAGGGCAATGGCAGACTAACAGATCCGTTTTCCAATTTTGTCAGGCCATCATTTAACAACTCtaaaaacttcatatcattttGTGACATCCTGGACAGATTGTGTTCTTCTTTGCTGAGAGCTGTGGTGTGCACATGCTGAACATGATTGCACTCGGAGACTTGACCACATAGCGTCCAGCCGAACAATGTTTTGATTGCAAAGGGTAGGCCATCGGCGCCTGAGATTGTTTCTCTCGGCATGAGTGCCTGTGAGCAATCAGTGCCAATAAGTAGTGCAACAGGAATGTCAAGCTTTGGAGGTAGATTCCTTTCTATTGACCGAAGGTGTGGCATATTTCGTACATGGTTCCTGTTTGGAATCTGTGCCCTATTGCATGGTATATCATCCTGCTCATAAGCTGATATCTTTAGCTGTTCAAGGTTGGCAGCTCCAAAGCCTTTCAACAGTAAATTATAGCGCTTCAGTTTTTTTGTCGTCTCTCCATTTAGTGTGCGAATCGTCACTTCTTCTTGGGTATAAGTGGGAGTTATTTTCTCGGCTATATCTTTGCTGATGAAACTGGCATCTGACTGGCTATCTAACAGCGCGTATACTAGCTCTTGTTTGTTGTTATGTGTAACAAAGACGGGCACAATCATACTAAGGAGCTTCTGTGACTGTTGCTTTATTGCATTGGCATTTAGTGCCTTGGGTTTGCCATCAGTTCTCTCATTCGAATCATCTTTCTTGTCTGCGCTTGAACCTTTTGTGTCATTTTCAGCTGTGGACTTGTCTCGGGGAATGAAATGAAAGGCTGTTGGATGAGTGTTGTTGCATGTGTCACATGTCACATTACTTTTACATTCTTTCTTGTGGTGACCCGAGTTTAAACATCGGAAGCATAGTTTATTTTCAGTAACAAAGCTACACTTATCCTTGTACGGTAGTTTGGTAAGTGATCGGCACTCGGTAGTTTTGTGTCTTCCTTTTTTGCAATACAAACAATTTGTGGCGGCTTGAGTGCTAGTTTGATGCGCGTTGATTTGGCTTGTTTTGGCTGGAGCTTCACCGAATTGCCTTTTGCCTTTTGAGGCACCTTCTGAGCTTCTCTGACCTTGTCGCGTTTTATTGTGATAGGCGTCTGCTGAGTCATTCTTTCCTTTGTAGTTTGCAGATTCTCCAGATTCTCGCAAGGAGTTGTTACTTACTTTAGCTTGAAAAGCTACAAAAGATGCGTATCTAGAAAAAGGCGGGAAGCCTTgcttttcttcttcttctgttACGATTGTCAGCCAGCGGTTAGCAACCCATTCGGGCAGGCATTTGataaactttttgttttctcttttgtcgCTCAAGACCTTCAGATTGTTGAGGGATGACTGTGCTGCTACACACTGCTTTAGAAATATAGAGTACTTTTTCAGAGCATCCTTGTCAAACTTGCCAATTTTAGGCCAGCTTTCTAGTTTGTCACGAAAGCCGTCTTCTACAAGATCGGGCCTTCCAAACTCCTCATCCAAGGTTTGCAAGGCTTCTTGGTAGGCATCTTCCGTCTGTAGGCGAAAGTATCCACTTATTGTTTCTTTAGCTTCACCGTCGACATATTTTCTGAGCCTATGGAGCTTCTCTATTGGCGATCCAGCCCTTGCACCAATTAGATAATTGTAGGCTACACGCCAGTCCGCGTATTGTAGTGGGTCACCTGTGAATACTCCAGGCTCAGGTGGGGCAATCAGTGATATGTGCATGTGATCTGTTATTGCTTTGGCTACTTCAGCCGGGTGTGATTCTGCCATTGAACTTTGATAAGGTGAGCCGTTGGGAACATAAGGATATGGTTTTGTCACAAGTGATGGTGTTTTGGGTATGAATGCCTGAGCACTCGGTGTTGAGGTTATAGGTGCACCTGCCTGTGGTGCATGTAAAGGTGCCGCATATGCAGGCACTGTCTGTGTTGGTTGAACGTGTGTGGGCCATGTATGTGTTTGCTGTACATGTGTTGATACTGTGGGCATGAGTGCTGCATGTGCTAATTCTACCGGTGGAGATGCTGCAGATGTGGGTACTGTATTTGTTTGTAGTTCTCGTGTAGAAGCTGCGAGTGTTGATCGTACATGTGGGGGCGCTGCAAGTGTGGACACTGTACTTGCTTGTTGTACTTGTGCAGGCGCTGCATGTGTGGACACTGTGCTTGCTTGTTGTACTTGTGCAGTCACTGCATGTGCTGATTGTGTTGAAGTGTGGATGCTAGGTGAGCTAAAGCGTCGCATATCTACTGGGGAAGTTGTCTGCTGTTGCAACAAGGTTTGCATGCGTGCTCTACGGGCTTCCATCATGGCTGTCATTACCTTCATATCCTCTTCTAACTTCCTTCTTGATTCTTCTACGGCTTGTTCTAATTCCTGTACTCTTCTTTCTTCCTCTCTATCGTGCATTTCCTCCTCCCTTCTCCTAGCACCGTACTCAAACATAATGCTTACATCAGCCCTGTACTGTCCATAGAGCGCTGTTACATTTACATCAGGTTAAACTTCTGATACTTTTTGTAGTTCATTAAATTGGGAGTGAATAACTGCTGTGTTTTTATCTAAATCTGTGAGAAAAGCTTCAACAGTTTGATAAAGCTGACTGTCAGCATGTCTCAAAAACTCTTCATTTTTGTGTAGTTGTTCACTCATGTTTTGAAGGAGTGAGTGCGACAATTCTAAACATCTATTTTCCCTGGCTTTTAAAGACAGCTTTGTTTCGCGCTGCGAGCGTCGTTGCTGGTCAGCGCCTACTATACTATCTGCAGCATCACTAGCGCTTTCTAGATTTTCATCTAACAATTCGCTTTGACTAACGACAGCAACTAATATTTCACTTTGACCAGAGTCATCAATTTGCTCAGTGTTTTGGCTTGGCTCACTGAGTTGATCTGAATCAAGACCATTACCAGACATTTTAGCTGATTAGCACTGCCTAATTGCTATTAAATAAGAATGCTGTACTATTACAGCCAAACTTCAATAACTCAATAACTAGCACTGTCTACTTCCTGCAAAGGTGGTTGTAAACAAATGTGTATGATACACACTATTGTGAGCTTGTTTTAGTCAAACAGAGCTATATCTCATATCTTAACCAACTGATGGGCTAATGAGTGACCAGTGAACAATGCCTAATGCACTATTGTCGTCTGATTAAAAGCTATCCTACTTAATGGAAAATTAACCTACGCGTATACGTACATGAGCGATGACCCTGGGTCTCTATAAAAACTGCTGCCAGCAGAAGGGCCAAACTGAACCTTTCTAACGTTTACCGGCGCAGCCAACCAGTCCCAAACTGGACCACCGATATGACAAAATGTATGCACACACCGAAGACTAAAGGTGAGCGTTTTTCTAGAGTGTCACAATTGTACAACCAGCTCAGCTTACATAAGTAGCAAATGATATAACAAAAGGTCAAAGCAGATATCCAATTCCAAAATGAAGTCAACATGCAAGTATTTATGTAAATGCTGTAATGAGGCAAGGTTAGACAACTCACACTGTTTTGTTGTAAAGGAATGCTAATAATCAATTACTTAGCTTCCAATCCTGTGGTCCTCGATTCCAGCTTGCTTGCATGTAAATAACGATAGTTACGGTTCATTGACTACGTGTGTATCGGACGGTAAGAGTAATTTCGTTTAGTGAATGAAGAGATTGTCCTATTGCTAAATGACAATGTCCTGCTTTGGGTGATGATGATGTCCTTTGGTGGGCGACGAAGATGTCCTATGGTGGGTGACGAAGTTGTCCTTTGGTGGGTGACGAAGATGTCCTATGGTGGGTGACGAAGATGTCCTAGATTGGGTGACGAAGATGTCCTATAGTGGGTGACGAAGATGTCCTTTGTTGGGTGACGAAGATGTCCTCTTCTCCTTGGATAAGACTTCACTGTGAAGTTCTTAAAACTTCACTTATAAAAAGCGGCAACAACTGTGCTGACTAGAAGAGAATAAGGCTTCTACTGGTGATGCATTAGTTGTGTAACTTTATTACTATATGTATCTAACCTCAGCATCTGCCGTGAAGTCTGTAATAGACGATATTAAGATAAAACTACAAGTTAACCTTGATAGAATTAAATGCAATTACATGATATAATTAGCACAATAATAAAACGTATGAATGAATGTATGATTTAAgccaaataataacaataatattcaaGAAAGTATAGAAATATGCATATGCGGTTGACTGACCTTTTGCCTCCAATGTCAGGCACATTGTTGAATATAAGCAGAATATAGAATAATGAAATATGATCGAAGCAAAATATTGATATGTTGATTGCATGAAGGCAAACAGTAAACTAACTAAGAAAGAGCAAAAACTGCTGATCTGGTTGTACAGTGTTGTGACATGGTGTTttctctaaattttattggtgtGTGTTACATCCGGCCATATTTATGAATCAATTGGGACCGGACACGCCACGCCACAAAGGTCAGGGGTTGGCTTGACCACCCACTGGCAGCAATAAAAAATGAGGACAAAGGCATGACGTCTGTGGAGCCATCTCAGGTCAAATATTTCCTTCACACTACCACTGTTGAATGCTACAAAGGATTTGTTgctatttatataaatacaaagtCAATGAAGGCTAGCAAtgcaataaataatttataacaatTAGGTCAATTGATTACAGCGAATCAATATAAGTAAAGAACCATTTGTTTGCTGTAATTCCTCAAGTTCAACTTGGATTAGGTTGTGGTTTTTCCATCTTTTAGTGAATATTCCACAGTTTTGTTATCACGCTTCAGTGCCAATTAATAAGCTATATTTGGCAACAAGCCAGACCTCCTATAATTGGATTCTTGTCAAAGACATTGTTTAAACTCTATTGAGTTGCATTCCTCTGGATTGAGTTGTGGATTTTCCATGTTAGTGAATATTCCACAGCATTGTTATTATGGTTCAGTGCCAAATAACGAGCTATACTTGGCCACACGCCAGGCGACCTGCTGTAATTGGATTCTTGCCAAAGGTATATTGCGTGTAAACTCTATTGAGATGCATTCCTCAGCTCTGCTCATAGTGTGAATAATGGTCtacagtgcaacctcggttctcgaccatAATCCGTTCCTGAAGGTTGTTCAAACATCGAGTTGTTCGAACACCGAAATCATTTTTCCCATTACAAATAATGTAAATCATTTTAACCCgttccaacaccctgaatgtttaccttgttagtacacatacatttatttgtacagcaaaatggcaaagacacaaaAAACATAAATGTACCCCGTAAAACGTAATGTAATTACTATCGTAATCTTTCCATacgaaagattacgctaacatgaacgtgtaaaaataaaaaaaggataaagaaaagaattatgaataggatttcTTAGGAtacaggatgttcttttctcttaaagtatctatccaatgacacttgcttctgccttcattttagcacttttcggaagAGGTTCATGATGGTGCcgttaaagtcattgatgactcttgtggctgcagctttatcggggtggtggagttcgccgaaattctgtaactcggcccatttgctacacatttgtttaataTCGGACGCCGGGGCATCTTTTCTTGgcgacaacagttggtcacggtcaacgccgctcagcatccggcgttcgaactccgatttttgttcgaactacgaagcaagaattgcttgaattttttgttcggactccgatttgttcgaactgcgagtcgttcgaaaaccgaggttaCACTGTATTTTGTACCAACAGCATGCataatacacacatatatatactctTAAAACTTAAAGGTTTGGCGTaggctttaaaaaatataagtattgtacatgtatgtataactatGTATGACATAAATATATATCCAGACTTACAAGAATGTCTGGGCACACCTGTTAGATATGTAATGGTAGACAGGAGAGCAAGAAGGCtgctataatatattataggAGCCTTCTTGCTATATAGCAGTCAAACGACCAAACGACTACATAACGCCTATTAACGACAACAAAGAAAAGGAAAagtggagaaatatctcccaTTCAGAAAGGAGATTGAAAAATAATTGCTCGCATATAAGAACAACTGCAATTCCACTAGTCATTGGAGAattgggtgcaataacaccagcATATTAAATGTGGTTAGCCAAATACTGGCAACAGTCAACACTGTTCAGCTGCTAAAAAGCAAGCTAttgagaacagctaagatcttgaggcaagtgttCAAACTCCCAATACCTTGTTAGGAGACTCAAGCTCAAGTAACCATTACCATCCACTTTGATTAACCGAGAtgagaaaaaaatttctatatataaatacacactctatatctactataataatataaaaaacacTTACCTGTCAAGCCACTACAAATATGTGTCAAACAGATATAGATCTATTCTCATCAGGCTCATCAAGTGATAACTTCAGAATTCTCAAATTACCACTTGAGATGCATATACACTTACGCAtgtatatacatcatgtacacATATAATGTGTAGGTATATGCATAATTATACTCATAATTGTACTGCATGCAGTGATATACATCCATGCAAGtacttacatatgtacataaaaacacatgtacatgtaggcctatatgtaaGTATTATGCAGCATCATGTGATGCTTTATACACACTTGCCACCTGCCTGTATGCTTTTGCCTACACTTGCCTAACTATATCAAATGAAATTCTGATTACAAGCACTTCAACTGTAGCCTTAGGAACTTATTACTAAGATTTGCTGATCTGTTGGTATGTAAACCGACTTTTTGTAAAAGAGCAGTTGTGAGTTTTGGCTTATGTGTTTAGTCTACATGTGTGTCCTGAGAGTATATATAAAAAGTCACATGTACAAATGTGTTAGTGTGTATAATATCACTAGTGTTTAATATTTATACACCAGGCACCAATTTTCTATGAATTCTATGAATAGGCCTACTAAATGGATTAATTCAATAAAGGAACCAATCAATACAGATCGCTAGCTAATGTGAACTctatggaaaaaataaaactgcctTTGGATTTCCCATAGAAGTTTCTCTATAAACACTCTGGACCTACTGCAGCATTGGCTCAAGGTCACACAATGAAGGCGGCAGCAGTTATTTTTCTCATCATATTTTGGGTATTAATAGTGCCACTAGTATCAGAGTCAACCTCAACTTTAGTGTGCAATGGACCACTTAGTGAGTACACTGATGCTCTTTGTCAGCAAAAAGGCAGCATTCCAGGCTGTGTTTACGAGCCAGGCATGTTCTTGTATGTGAGCTGTAGTGGCATCTGCAATGGTGTGGTAATAGAATCTCTAGATGAAGAAAGGTGCATCTCTTTCTGTCCAAGTAAGTAATTTGCATATGATTCGAATgcaaaattagcaaatttgTTACAAGATGTTCAACTTGACTAGCTATTCTTATTGAAGGctttgcttttgatgttttttgttaatatatatttatattggtAATGGTGAgcatactacatgtatgttcaccATTTTATGTTTCAGCTAATGAACTTTTTGTGACTACAACTCTCAATTCACTTTCACCACTCCTCGGCAATGTtcttagattaccaactttcaaaacacatttttctaATGCATTCAAAAATTCTCCGTTTTTCTCCCTCATTTTGGCATGTGGGCCTAATAAAAACATACTTTTGTTGATGACCACCAATGGCAATAAAAGGTTatgcatacatacgtatgtacatacatacatatgtacatacataccaAGGTACGTACAtttttacatacatatgtatgtacccacatacgtacatatgtaagtgtgtgcgtatgtacgtatgtacatagtttcatatgtatgtaagtacatACGTACACATgcacatacctacatacatatgtacacatgtatgtatgctTGAtacgtacatgcatacatatacgtacatacatacatacttatgtatgtatatatgtatgtatgtacgtatttacatacgtatgtacatacgtatgtacgtacgtatgtacgtacgtatgtatgtatacatacatacgcacatacgtgcatacatacatgcatacatacctacatacatatgtacatatgtatgtacatacgtctatatgtacgtatgtacatacgtacatatgaaCATACATACGttcatacgtacatacatacattcatacatacatacatacatacgtacatacgtacatacatacatacgtacatacgtacatacgtacatacatatgtacatacgtacatacatacatacatacatacgtacgtacatacattcgtaagtacatacatacatacatatgtacatacatacatacgtacatacgtacgtacgtacatacgtacatacgtacatacgtacgtacatacatacatacatacgtacgtacatacgtacatacatacgtacatacatatgtacatacatatgtacatacatacatacgtacatacgtacatacgtacatacatacatacgtacatacgtacatatgtacatacgtacgtacatacgtacatacgtacatacatacatacatatgtacgtacatacatacgtacatacatacatacatacatatgtacatacgtacatacgtatgtacatacgtacatacgtacatacgtacgtacatacgtacgtacatacgtacatacatacatgcatacgtaCATGTAACTAGatgtagtacatgtacatgtgcatgtacatgtactcatGTGTACACGTACATATGCgtatatgtacttacatgtacttacatgtacttatatctattatagtcaATGCAAAAGTTTAGAAAGCTGCTTAACTGCTCTGAAGATTTAAAGTTACCCtcatactttaaaaaaattttagtttttgcttTTGCAGGCGACTATGAAGTGTAACCCGCGAAAAGTATGAAGAATTACTGTGTATCTGCACAATATTAAAATGAATATATCTAGAATTAGAATAAAAACCTCAATTAATAACCAGGCTTAACTTGAGCTATTATTGTGGTTGGCTGTTTGATAATCTTAGTGAATATTAGTTGTATTATGCAATGAGTTCCTTGCAGGTTATTGGAGAGCAGACTGTCAAGCGAGCAACCAACCACTCACTACTGTATCACAAACACTCGACTTACAACCTTCAGAATCACAAGCTCATCAGGTTGATTTGACGGCACCAAAAACAAGATTCCCTTATTTCATGAAACTAGCCCTCTTCTGCCCCACTGTAGCGTTCACCCTATTACTACTCACCCTGGTTGTATGGAGAGTTTGCTTGCGCAACGAACAAACTTCTCATCCGTTTGTTGGTAAGCATTGAAAAGTTAAATTACTTTTG
Proteins encoded in this window:
- the LOC137405119 gene encoding uncharacterized protein, encoding MFEYGARRREEEMHDREEERRVQELEQAVEESRRKLEEDMKVMTAMMEARRARMQTLLQQQTTSPVDMRRFSSPSIHTSTQSAHAVTAQVQQASTVSTHAAPAQVQQASTVSTLAAPPHVRSTLAASTRELQTNTVPTSAASPPVELAHAALMPTVSTHVQQTHTWPTHVQPTQTVPAYAAPLHAPQAGAPITSTPSAQAFIPKTPSLVTKPYPYVPNGSPYQSSMAESHPAEVAKAITDHMHISLIAPPEPGVFTGDPLQYADWRVAYNYLIGARAGSPIEKLHRLRKYVDGEAKETISGYFRLQTEDAYQEALQTLDEEFGRPDLVEDGFRDKLESWPKIGKFDKDALKKYSIFLKQCVAAQSSLNNLKVLSDKRENKKFIKCLPEWVANRWLTIVTEEEEKQGFPPFSRYASFVAFQAKVSNNSLRESGESANYKGKNDSADAYHNKTRQGQRSSEGASKGKRQFGEAPAKTSQINAHQTSTQAATNCLYCKKGRHKTTECRSLTKLPYKDKCSFVTENKLCFRCLNSGHHKKECKSNVTCDTCNNTHPTAFHFIPRDKSTAENDTKGSSADKKDDSNERTDGKPKALNANAIKQQSQKLLSMIVPVFVTHNNKQELVYALLDSQSDASFISKDIAEKITPTYTQEEVTIRTLNGETTKKLKRYNLLLKGFGAANLEQLKISAYEQDDIPCNRAQIPNRNHVRNMPHLRSIERNLPPKLDIPVALLIGTDCSQALMPRETISGADGLPFAIKTLFGWTLCGQVSECNHVQHVHTTALSKEEHNLSRMSQNDMKFLELLNDGLTKLENGSVSLPLPFKEEPQLPNNKIQAERRFEQLLKRFRKDEAYKAEYCTFMKELISNNHAELAPSNTKDKETWYIPHFGVYHPKKKKLRIVFDASAKHMGKSLNELLLTGPDQMNNLVGILLRFRQNTIALSCDVQKMFHNFIVAPEHRDFLRFLWIDDATEQIVEYRMTRHLFGATSSPGVATFALRKIASEHKEDKPEAWKFITENFYVDDGIMSTEAIEDAIKLVKDTIEVCGSANLRLHKFVSNSRKLLNTIPISERASEVQGLDLLKDKLPTERTLGLEWCSNSDTIMFKNSMTTKPFTKRGILSVISQLYDPLGLLAPFTLLGKNIMQKACQSSVEWDEEVPSDIKTEWMTWMESPSDLEKLKISRCIKPPEFGEIACTELHHFCDGSLSGYGACSYVRFTNKQQQVHVALLIAKSRVVPLKSTMTVPRLELQAAVEAAHLSNVLRSELQMDFNAEFFWSDSQITLGRIKNSNARYHMFVANRVKEIRSLSRPDQWFFIAGSLNPADIVSRGSRVKDLQQFRWWEGPEFLQTSNITPLSGDQTDYQQVADEDPELKHVKTALQCQSKEMKVAENIFSKFSSWKSLVRAIANCKKMISNKCWKKPILTVDDLKETEKVIIKMAQLEAYEQYIKHINKGTTWKQSSIAKLNPYLDPDQLLRIGGRVKNSTALSLPERHPLIIPKNTHIAKLFVRHYHQKVSHQGRTTTLGALRGAGYWVIRGNKLVKDAIYECVVCKRLRGKTADQQMGDLPKERTEPGYPFTHVGIDCFGPYTVKDRRTEAKRWGLIFVCLYSKGIHIELLEQMSTDAFLNALRCFMCIRGPVSTIYCDQGTNFIGARNELEKQLECISQEARNKVKDDMIKFKFNSPSASHTGGLWERSIKTVKAVLNGMKQTFKGRLDTPSLRTAFYEAMYTVNSRLLATDNLTNPSETFITPNHLLTAKPQNLSTVPGDFDNQEIYGRKQWRKVQQFANIFWEQWKVDYLCTLDTRQKWQSKCQNLVKGDIVLLTDDNAPRNQWRTGVIEETFPGKDNLVRRVKIRLTNRMLDRKGKQMEAASVLERPVQKLVLLLPAKRD